From the genome of uncultured Fibrobacter sp., one region includes:
- a CDS encoding RHS repeat-associated core domain-containing protein translates to MKITYDWRGMPTEFVRQIGCYDYHGLALCDSTKLVIAYDGSGRRISKTRMKESQNGTWWTELVTHYTGIGTEVRENPINKEAKVVVNIPQGLGRYGVDDAVNSRGNGKSFEWYLKNHLGSTMLVYGTQWVDDENLADVGAPIAAYDYRSFGEQVTLTESAGKVTENFTGKEKDDETELNYFGARYLDPMLGVWTSIDPKRQYQNPFIYAGNNPIMRIDPDGNLDANAIGLSLFMDETLKPQMQTAFETGVDIGEKAIIASSVATIGVLSVGAVAGAAGSGMITAGYERASVFVAENYGEIMAAGCIINGATSGPGPSSDPFEFGGQFLRGMVDEIGFNHQQPLMPTEGVAPADNTNIVKPFDEER, encoded by the coding sequence ATGAAGATAACATACGACTGGCGCGGAATGCCGACGGAGTTTGTGCGGCAAATCGGCTGCTATGATTACCATGGGCTTGCTTTGTGCGATTCGACAAAACTGGTGATTGCCTACGATGGTTCCGGTCGTCGTATTTCGAAAACCCGCATGAAGGAAAGTCAGAATGGTACCTGGTGGACTGAGCTTGTGACTCACTATACGGGTATAGGCACTGAAGTTCGCGAGAACCCCATAAATAAGGAAGCCAAGGTCGTGGTGAACATACCCCAGGGACTCGGTCGCTACGGTGTCGACGATGCGGTTAATTCCCGCGGGAACGGCAAGTCGTTTGAATGGTACCTGAAGAACCACCTCGGTTCGACGATGCTCGTGTACGGTACGCAGTGGGTTGATGACGAAAACCTCGCTGACGTGGGTGCACCGATTGCCGCATACGACTACAGGAGCTTCGGCGAGCAGGTGACGCTCACGGAATCCGCCGGCAAGGTGACCGAGAACTTCACCGGCAAGGAGAAGGACGACGAGACCGAGCTGAACTACTTCGGTGCCCGTTATCTTGACCCCATGTTAGGCGTGTGGACATCCATTGACCCGAAGAGACAATATCAGAATCCGTTCATCTATGCAGGAAACAACCCGATTATGCGTATCGATCCGGATGGAAATTTGGATGCAAATGCCATTGGGCTCTCCTTGTTCATGGACGAAACTCTCAAGCCACAAATGCAGACTGCGTTTGAAACAGGAGTTGATATCGGTGAGAAGGCAATTATAGCGAGTAGCGTAGCTACTATTGGTGTGTTGTCTGTTGGGGCTGTTGCGGGTGCTGCCGGAAGTGGGATGATTACTGCGGGATATGAAAGAGCCTCTGTATTTGTTGCGGAAAATTACGGCGAAATAATGGCTGCTGGATGTATTATTAATGGAGCGACTTCTGGACCGGGGCCATCATCAGATCCTTTTGAATTTGGAGGGCAATTTCTTCGCGGTATGGTTGATGAAATTGGTTTTAATCATCAACAGCCTCTTATGCCAACGGAAGGTGTTGCTCCGGCAGACAATACTAATATCGTTAAACCATTTGATGAAGAGAGGTAG
- a CDS encoding DUF3990 domain-containing protein yields MLIYHASKQIVEFPEIRKTKFAKDFSWGFYCTNNLEQTVRWANRGEGEPRVNFFEYEPASDLNVLRFEKMTDEWLDFIAACRSGKTHPYDVVEGPMADDTVWNYVNDFMSGAITRKQFWALAEFKHPTHQISFHTLSALACLKFVKHEVMHG; encoded by the coding sequence ATGCTTATCTACCACGCCAGTAAACAAATTGTGGAATTTCCCGAAATCCGTAAGACGAAGTTCGCCAAGGATTTTTCCTGGGGATTTTATTGTACGAACAATCTTGAACAGACGGTTCGTTGGGCGAACCGTGGCGAAGGAGAGCCTCGCGTCAACTTTTTTGAATATGAACCGGCGAGTGATTTGAATGTTCTCCGGTTCGAGAAAATGACTGACGAATGGCTTGATTTCATTGCAGCATGCCGTAGCGGGAAAACGCATCCGTATGACGTCGTTGAAGGTCCGATGGCTGACGATACGGTCTGGAACTATGTGAATGACTTTATGTCGGGTGCAATTACTAGAAAGCAGTTTTGGGCTTTGGCCGAGTTCAAGCACCCGACTCACCAGATAAGTTTTCACACTTTGTCTGCATTGGCTTGCCTGAAGTTTGTGAAACACGAGGTCATGCATGGCTGA
- a CDS encoding glycoside hydrolase family 27 protein: MAGLAVQAFAHPDSLVLTPPLGWNSWNVFHENINEKQIQEIADAMVSSGLKDAGYIYLNLDDNWMDTKRDAQGNLQNNPKTFPSGMKAIADYVHAKGLKFGLYGDRGKRTCHHYNSNWQSESGSNGHEEQDAKKLAEWGVDYWKYDNCDSDPSTQEKDYTAMSRALRNSGRDIVFSICMWEYKDWMPKIANLWR, from the coding sequence ATGGCGGGTCTAGCCGTGCAGGCATTCGCACATCCCGATAGTCTGGTGCTTACGCCCCCGTTGGGTTGGAATAGCTGGAACGTGTTCCACGAAAACATCAATGAAAAACAGATTCAGGAAATTGCCGATGCAATGGTTTCTTCTGGTTTGAAGGATGCCGGCTACATTTACCTGAACCTTGACGATAACTGGATGGATACCAAGCGCGATGCGCAAGGCAACCTCCAGAACAATCCGAAAACCTTCCCGAGCGGCATGAAGGCCATTGCTGATTACGTGCATGCAAAGGGACTCAAGTTCGGCCTTTACGGCGACCGCGGTAAGCGTACTTGCCACCATTACAACAGCAATTGGCAAAGCGAAAGCGGCTCCAATGGTCACGAAGAACAGGATGCCAAGAAGCTCGCTGAATGGGGTGTTGACTACTGGAAGTACGACAACTGCGATTCCGACCCGAGTACCCAGGAAAAAGATTATACCGCTATGTCCAGGGCGCTCCGCAATTCCGGACGCGACATCGTGTTCAGTATTTGCATGTGGGAATACAAGGATTGGATGCCTAAAATCGCGAACCTCTGGCGCA
- a CDS encoding sialate O-acetylesterase, producing the protein MDPKKMSEFLPILFWLLGGILLCPMLTNAAPNPNFHIYIAYGQSNMAGNGDIVPAEDQATDPKNFLMLASHNANANQRSGKTTQSIKTGEWYPAIPPMFHPTENLSPADYFGRAMVDSLPGVTVGIIPVAIGAVAIKAFDKDQYKAYFSSAESYIQNWARDYDSNPYQRIVDLGKKAKEVGVIKGFIFHQGETDGSGTEWQNAVYKTYKDIVDALGLDENEVAFVAGELLQEGNNCCGGKNGGIAELKSKFKKFGLASSKGLQGNGRDPYHFGRAGVIELGKRYCSEMLKLINKDLDPNAPAVNLTDPTQSTVPDAPPEEYGPYGDAPASIPGTIEAENYNKGGAGKAYMDLSEGNEGGKFRKDDVDINQPNMGLAVGHSQKGEWLKYTVNIAADGEYEISALVAGDNGTGSIKLYMDSVAIGTEIANEGKGFDNFTEVSGGKATLKAGEHELKLEITNDWIDIDYIKFTAVADSSANNDPPTKLVQPAYVSYATETESSFAIVDMQGRKLGVIKAASMAEAVEKTKEKMTQNKTSGGIYFVVSNTKSSRRLMQKVVVYER; encoded by the coding sequence ATGGATCCAAAAAAGATGTCTGAGTTCTTGCCTATCTTATTCTGGCTTCTTGGTGGCATCCTTTTGTGCCCGATGCTCACCAATGCGGCTCCGAACCCGAACTTCCATATTTACATTGCTTACGGTCAGTCCAATATGGCGGGTAACGGCGATATCGTGCCTGCAGAGGACCAGGCGACCGACCCCAAGAATTTCCTGATGCTTGCCTCCCATAATGCGAATGCCAACCAGCGTAGCGGCAAGACCACCCAGTCTATCAAGACTGGCGAATGGTATCCGGCGATTCCCCCGATGTTCCATCCTACCGAGAATCTCTCCCCGGCGGACTACTTCGGCCGCGCTATGGTCGATTCGTTGCCGGGTGTCACTGTGGGTATTATCCCTGTGGCAATCGGTGCTGTAGCTATCAAGGCTTTCGACAAGGATCAGTACAAGGCTTACTTCAGTTCTGCTGAAAGTTACATCCAGAATTGGGCTAGGGACTACGATTCCAACCCTTACCAGAGAATTGTGGACTTGGGCAAGAAGGCCAAGGAAGTGGGCGTCATCAAGGGCTTTATCTTCCACCAGGGCGAAACCGACGGATCTGGCACGGAATGGCAGAATGCCGTGTACAAGACCTACAAGGACATCGTGGACGCTCTTGGACTGGACGAGAACGAAGTGGCTTTCGTGGCAGGCGAACTGCTCCAAGAAGGCAACAACTGCTGCGGTGGCAAGAACGGCGGTATTGCCGAACTCAAGAGCAAGTTCAAGAAGTTCGGCTTGGCGTCTTCCAAGGGCTTGCAGGGCAACGGCAGGGACCCCTACCATTTTGGCCGTGCGGGCGTGATTGAACTGGGCAAGCGCTACTGCTCCGAAATGCTCAAGCTGATTAACAAGGATCTTGACCCTAATGCTCCGGCGGTGAACTTGACGGACCCGACCCAGTCTACGGTTCCTGACGCTCCTCCCGAGGAATACGGCCCCTATGGCGACGCCCCCGCAAGTATTCCTGGCACGATTGAAGCCGAAAACTATAACAAGGGCGGTGCCGGCAAGGCTTATATGGACTTGAGTGAGGGCAACGAAGGCGGCAAGTTCCGCAAGGATGACGTGGATATCAACCAACCGAATATGGGCCTTGCTGTGGGTCATAGCCAGAAGGGAGAATGGCTCAAGTACACCGTGAATATCGCTGCCGATGGTGAATATGAAATCTCTGCACTCGTGGCTGGCGATAACGGAACAGGAAGCATTAAGCTCTATATGGACAGTGTCGCGATTGGCACTGAAATTGCCAACGAGGGCAAGGGTTTTGACAACTTCACTGAAGTGAGTGGCGGCAAGGCGACTTTGAAGGCCGGCGAGCATGAACTGAAGCTTGAAATTACCAACGACTGGATCGACATTGACTACATCAAGTTCACGGCAGTGGCCGATTCAAGCGCTAATAACGACCCTCCGACGAAACTTGTCCAGCCTGCATATGTATCGTATGCAACAGAAACCGAGTCCAGCTTTGCAATTGTTGACATGCAGGGGCGCAAACTGGGTGTAATCAAGGCGGCAAGTATGGCTGAGGCCGTTGAAAAAACTAAGGAGAAAATGACGCAGAATAAAACTTCCGGAGGGATATACTTTGTTGTTTCCAATACGAAGAGTTCTCGCCGGTTAATGCAAAAGGTGGTGGTCTATGAAAGGTAG